One genomic window of Halanaerobium saccharolyticum subsp. saccharolyticum DSM 6643 includes the following:
- a CDS encoding NUDIX domain-containing protein — MEIKKEKKITGKTIYNGNILRLFRDEVEFPNQHKSAREVVEHSGGVSVLAENEAGNILLIKQYRYPVDEIIYEIPAGKLEIGEKIEECASRELREETGYSAKKFSKLFEFYPTPGYSTEKIYIYQAENLEFVGRDLEEGEYIEVVPKSKAELKELFKAGKIKDSKTLIAVMYYLGDF; from the coding sequence ATGGAAATTAAGAAAGAAAAGAAGATTACAGGTAAAACAATATATAATGGAAATATTTTAAGACTTTTTAGGGATGAAGTTGAATTCCCTAATCAGCATAAATCTGCCAGAGAAGTAGTTGAACACAGCGGTGGAGTTTCAGTGCTTGCAGAAAATGAAGCAGGAAATATTCTTTTAATTAAACAATATAGATATCCAGTTGATGAAATTATTTATGAAATTCCTGCTGGTAAATTAGAAATTGGTGAAAAAATAGAGGAATGTGCCAGTAGAGAATTGAGAGAAGAAACTGGATACAGTGCTAAAAAATTTAGTAAATTATTTGAGTTTTATCCTACTCCTGGTTACAGTACAGAAAAAATATATATTTATCAAGCAGAAAATTTAGAATTTGTAGGTAGAGATTTAGAAGAAGGAGAATATATAGAAGTTGTACCAAAAAGCAAAGCAGAATTAAAAGAACTATTTAAAGCTGGTAAAATTAAAGACAGCAAAACATTAATTGCAGTGATGTATTATCTTGGTGATTTTTAA